One part of the Glycine max cultivar Williams 82 chromosome 14, Glycine_max_v4.0, whole genome shotgun sequence genome encodes these proteins:
- the LOC100786033 gene encoding uncharacterized protein isoform X2: MECLYGFASSISRDLVCGAINQLRYPCYFNNLIEELEKEEGNLIVTRNDVQKFVAHANNQTRTTAEVVNHWLQDAENDIDNVNQLLKEARTKKSCCFGHSPNWIWRYCVGKKLANKTRDLEKRIQRGRPYIQIERNTTLPSSTLDILSEKCMNFDSRESSYEKLMEALKDNEVAMIGLYGMGGCGKTTLGMEVTKIAKAEDLFDKVLFVPVSSTVDVPRIQEKIASSMGYGFPENEKGERERAQRLCMRLTQENKLLVILDDVWEKLDFGAIGIPFFEHHKGCKVLITTRSEAVCTSMDCQRMIHLPILTSEEAWALFQEKALITEGTPDTVKHLARLISNECKGLPVAIAAVASTLKGKAEVEWRVALGRLKSSKPMNIEKGLQDPYKCLQLSYDNLDSEEAKSLFLLCSVFPEDYEIPTELLTRCAIGLGVVGEVRSYEEARSEVIAAKIKLMSSCLLLNAFHERVKMHDFHRNVAHLIAKNEDKVIKCELEKDATLEQISVRYLWCVKFPNDLDCSSLEFLCIKTKLEISDQIFRRMENLRVMYLDNGGWHKLPLSTMTFKTLKNLRCLILSNWVLSDISFISDMKKLECLALSDCYLPSFLELQNDGVVAQLTNLKSLMLYKCDMETNNFDVVRRIPRLEELCIINRQQEWDVYNENTIKFSNTFSVPQELQWYTIKLGSLRQDDEDDDANFISHKRTLLLSCFHISNKAIKDLAKKAKVLSIANTQGGAKNIIPDIFQLEKGDIHELNKLEICNSKEIECLVDTSNHLSEVGILFSELLKLKICKMDQLRVLWHGCIPPSGPFEKLEKLNLSNCAQLTSFFTHAIVQSHVQSTIFQNLQEVIISGCRELKYVFSANTVRGLPQLKVLKIKDCNQLDQIVEDIVPSTPDMNYPLAHQDQKQELDEIIQDEQHQQFLNPHFEPNQLEIFPESTAIPGSFTLSSLTTLELRSCPTLGSLFTASTAKTLTSLEELIIEDCDGLKHILTRERGHKNQKENLVEDDREFQSDISMFLGLKRLSIEGCDLQHILSVSFVGYQAKLEDIRNKETHNNFEHLQRKNIQIGQVRLKLKKLELYDLPQMTYIWVASKSSLFLQYLKTLDIEECAKLEVIFPSCVLRCLPKLKHLEIRECTELKQIIEEDVTDKKLSDHSTQPCFPKLVDLVVKECHKLKRFFSASSSSDLLNLEVLIIDGATELEEIIGFEQGFSRNSFAFRNLGTLNITRCAKLEVIFPLSVLRCLSELKRLEIRQCKELKQIIEEDKKMSNLVSLEPCFPKLEVVVVEQCHKLKRFFSAYASNDLPNLELLIIDGAAELEELIGFKRGKGGEIEKAKVELPKLKLFIFMQLPTLHQGTELLTVKHRIVHNCPKLSLTSTTTLRELCANIPYSDFENIGLSPLDFVYSICNMIESDEVSTSSGTNELPSSQINEKSENDFIGNIPGSEAQAAATSTNSEPNKRPTPSPLDNCQRETHSHELVDGQSTSQSYFTDQQRPLGKTESAIGIPQHEQNPAPENTSPFQMNLEDPSTSKSKPPSPQVNDNNQFVLGSITETVREHKQFESRVTVFETGECPELERENKRTSNLQKLEQKLSPISSPNMIESIDEIETTIIGKVPTSVKLAIPTSVLEFLDKESSNEAGFPDQHALGESMNIEETGKESIQEGHPLEGATVKTLSTGVGSISLGSGVVTLTDISSRDILAQDFQIQEIMPCQEIQIQEGLNLMDKQEGTGIISNNSIEVSPDIRTRLGAYKHFVDLDDTQVALLEEAVKKYPHLWNTCEMCSERFQALMLKSLAEILLFLRNETAVSITPQRKNEFHRLCNVAVQLGFERSWVDEMHQRVVARDPELDNARAAIRKLLKRRDHLTQELRDIQNELKILDDFLDAQTKCFDF; the protein is encoded by the exons ATGGAATGCCTTTACGGTTTTGCATCTTCTATTTCAAGAGATTTAGTGTGCGGAGCAATAAATCAATTACGTTATCCTTGTTATTTTAACAATTTGATTGAAGAGCTTGAGAAAGAAGAGGGCAATTTGATTGTAACGAGAAATGATGTCCAAAAATTTGTTGCACATGCCAATAACCAAACGAGAACGACTGCTGAAGTTGTTAACCACTGGCTACAGGATGCTGAGAATGACATAGACAATGTGAATCAGTTGCTGAAAGAggcaagaacaaaaaaaagttgttgTTTTGGGCACTCTCCAAATTGGATTTGGCGATACTGTGTAGGAAAGAAGTTAGCAAATAAAACTAGGGACCTTGAAAAGCGCATTCAAAGAGGTAGACCATATATTCAAATTGAACGCAATACTACACTTCCTTCTAGCACACTTGATATTCTCTCGGAAAAATGTATGAATTTTGACAGTAGAGAATCTTCTTATGAGAAACTAATGGAAGCACTGAAAGATAATGAGGTTGCCATGATTGGTTTGTATGGGATGGGGGGTTGTGGTAAAACCACGTTAGGAATGGAAGTAACGAAGATAGCAAAAGCAGAGGATCTTTTTGACAAAGTGCTTTTTGTGCCTGTGTCTAGTACAGTAGATGTTCCAAGGATCCAAGAAAAAATTGCTAGTTCGATGGGGTATGGGTTTCCAGAAAATGAAAagggagaaagggagagagccCAGCGCTTATGCATGAGATTAACCCAAGAAAATAAGCTACTAGTGATTTTGGATGATGTGTGGGAGAAGCTTGATTTTGGTGCCATAGGGATTCCCTTCTTTGAACACCATAAAGGTTGCAAGGTTCTCATTACCACTAGATCAGAAGCAGTTTGTACTTCAATGGATTGCCAAAGAATGATTCACTTGCCAATCTTAACTAGTGAAGAAGCGTGGGCTCTTTTCCAAGAGAAAGCACTTATAACAGAAGGCACCCCTGATACCGTAAAACATTTggcaagattaatttcaaatgAATGTAAAGGACTGCCAGTTGCCATTGCAGCTGTTGCTAGCACTTTGAAAGGCAAGGCTGAAGTGGAATGGAGGGTTGCATTGGGTAGATTAAAAAGTTCTAAGCCGATGAATATTGAAAAAGGTTTGCAAGATCCCTACAAATGCTTGCAATTGAGCTACGATAATTTGGATAGTGAAGAAGCCAAATCACTTTTCTTGTTGTGTTCTGTATTCCCTGAAGATTATGAAATTCCAACTGAACTTTTAACAAGATGCGCAATAGGGTTAGGCGTAGTTGGAGAAGTTCGCTCATATGAAGAGGCAAGGAGTGAAGTGATTGCAGCCAAAATTAAGCTCATGAGTTCTTGTTTATTGTTGAATGCATTTCATGAACGTGTCAAAATGCACGATTTTCATCGCAATGTAGCCCACTTGATAGCAAAGAATGAGGATAAGGTCATTAAGTGCGAATTGGAGAAGGATGCGACTTTGGAGCAAATTTCAGTAAGATATCTATGGTGTGTGAAATTTCCAAATGATTTGGACTGTTCCAGTCTTGAGTTTCTTtgcataaaaacaaaattggaaATATCAGATCAAATTTTCAGAAGAATGGAAAATCTTAGAGTTATGTatcttgacaatggagggtggcACAAACTACCATTGTCAACAATGACatttaaaacattgaaaaatCTTCGTTGTCTAATCCTTAGCAATTGGGTATTAAGTGACATCTCATTTATAAGTGATATGAAGAAACTTGAGTGCCTTGCATTGTCTGATTGTTATTTGCCTTCATTCCTTGAATTACAAAATGATGGTGTAGTTGCACAACTAACCAACTTGAAATCGTTAATGTTATATAAATGTGACATGGAGACGAATAATTTTGATGTGGTCAGAAGAATCCCACGGCTAGAAGAATTGTGCATCATTAATAGACAGCAAGAATGGGATGTTTACAATGAAAACACCATTAAATTCTCTAACACGTTTAGTGTCCCCCAAGAACTGCAATGGTATACAATAAAATTAGGAAGCCTACGCcaagatgatgaagatgatgatgcaaATTTTATCTCCCATAAAAGAACTCTATTGCTTAGCTGTTTTCACATATCAAATAAGGCGATTAAGGATTTGGCAAAAAAAGCAAAGGTTCTATCCATAGCAAATACTCAGGGAGGTGCAAAAAATATAATCCCTGATATATTTCAATTGGAAAAAGGAGATATTCATGAGTTGAATAAGCTCGAGATATGTAATTCTAAGGAGATAGAGTGTTTGGTTGACACTAGCAATCATTTGAGTGAGGTGGGAATTCTCTTCTCCGAGTTGCTTAAGCTGAAAATATGCAAGATGGATCAATTAAGAGTTTTATGGCATGGTTGTATACCTCCTAGTGGCCCTTTTGAGAAATTAGAGAAGCTAAATTTAAGTAATTGTGCACAGTTGACATCTTTCTTCACGCATGCTATTGTCCAAAGTCATGTGCAATCCACAATCTTCCAAAATCTTCAAGAAGTGATTATAAGTGGATGTAGAGAATTAAAGTATGTCTTCTCAGCCAATACTGTTCGAGGCCTACCTCAACTGAAAGTGTTGAAGATAAAAGATTGCAATCAACTAGATCAAATAGTTGAGGATATTGTCCCATCAACACCTGATATGAATTATCCACTTGCACACCAGGATCAAAAACAAGAATTAGATGAAATCATTCAAGATGAGCAACATCAACAGTTTTTGAATCCTCATTTTGAACCTAATCAATTGGAAATTTTCCCAGAAAGTACTGCAATTCCAG GATCGTTTACTCTATCCAGCCTTACAACCCTTGAACTAAGATCATGTCCGACATTGGGCTCATTGTTTACGGCATCCACGGCTAAAACCTTGACTTCATTGGAAGAATTAATTATAGAAGATTGTGATGGTTTGAAGCATATCCTAACTCGTGAAAGAGGtcataaaaatcaaaaggaaaacCTCGTTGAGGATGATCGTGAATTTCAGAGTGATATTTCAATGTTCTTAGGTTTGAAACGGCTATCCATCGAAGGGTGTGATTTACAACATATATTATCTGTCTCTTTTGTTGGATACCAGGCGAAATTAGAAGATATAAGAAATAAAGAGACTCataataattttgaacatcTTCAGCGAAAAAACATTCAGATTGGACAAGTGCGTTTGAAGTTAAAAAAGTTGGAGTTGTACGACCTACCTCAAATGACTTATATTTGGGTGGCTTCCAAGAGTTCACTTTTCCTCCAATATCTTAAAACATTAGACATAGAGGAATGTGCAAAATTGGAAGTAATCTTTCCATCGTGTGTTTTACGATGCCTACCAAAATTGAAGCATCTAGAGATAAGAGAATGCACAGAATTAAAGCAGATCATCGAAGAGGACGTGACTGATAAAAAATTGTCAGATCATTCTACACAGCCATGCTTCCCAAAGCTAGTAGATTTGGTTGTCAAAGAATGCCACAAGTTGAAACGTTTCTTCTCTGCGTCTTCATCTAGTGATCTTCTCAACCTGGAGGTTCTTATCATAGATGGAGCCACTGAACTAGAAGAGATTATTGGATTTGAACAAGGATTTTCCAGGAATTCTTTTGCCTTCCGAAATCTTGGAACATTAAATATAACGAGATGTGCAAAATTGGAAGTAATATTTCCTCTGAGTGTTTTAAGATGCCTATCAGAGTTGAAGCGTCTAGAGATAAGACAATGCAAAGAATTAAAGCAGATCAtcgaagaagataaaaaaatgtcaaatcttGTTTCTCTAGAACCATGTTTCCCAAAACTAGAAGTGGTGGTTGTTGAACAATGCCACAAGTTGAAACGTTTCTTCTCTGCATATGCATCTAACGACCTTCCCAACCTAGAGCTTCTGATCATAGATGGAGCCGCTGAACTAGAAGAACTTATTGGATTTAAACGTGGAAAAGGTGGTGAGATAGAAAAGGCCAAAGTTGAACTTCCAAAACtgaaactttttatatttatgcaacTCCCAACCCTTCACCAAGGGACTGAATTGCTGACTGTAAAGCATCGCATTGTCCACAATTGTCCAAAACTCTCTTTGACTTCAACGACTACTCTTCGGGAGCTCTGTGCAAATATTCCTTATTCAG ATTTCGAAAACATTGGACTTTCGCCGTTGGACTTTGTCTACTCGATTTGTAATATGATTGAATCAGATGAAGTTTCTACAAGTAGCGGCACGAATGAGTTGCCTTCATCACAG ATTAATGAAAAATCAGAGAACGATTTTATTGGGAATATTCCTGGTTCAGAAGCACAGGCTGCTGCAACTTCAACAAATTCAGAGCCGAATAAAAGGCCAACCCCAAGTCCCTTGGATAATTGTCAACGTGAAACACATTCACAT GAGTTGGTGGATGGGCAATCAACGAGTCAATCATATTTTACAGACCAACAAAGGCCACTTGGAAAAACTGAAAGTGCCATTGGAATTCCTCAG cATGAGCAGAATCCCGCGCCAGAAAACACTTCTCCATTTCAAATGAACCTAGAAGATCCATCAACATCCAAAAGTAAACCACCTTCTCCACAAGTCAATGATAACAATCAATTTGTACTGGGAAGCATAACTGAAACAGTACGTGAACATAAGCAATTTGAAAGCAGAGTAACTGTGTTCGAAACAGGCGAGTGCCCTGAattagagagagaaaacaaaaggaCATCAAACTTACAAAAACTGGAGCAAAAATTGTCACCCATTTCTTCTCCAAACATGATAGAG AGTATTGATGAAATAGAGACAACCATTATTGGAAAAGTTCCAACATCAGTGAAACTAGCAATACCAACTTCTGTTTTAGAG tTCCTGGATAAAGAATCAAGCAATGAAGCAGGTTTTCCAGACCAACATGCACTTGGAGAATCAATG AATATTGAGGAAACAGGAAAAGAAAGCATTCAAGAGGGGCATCCGTTAGAGGGAGCTACGGTAAAAACGTTGTCAACTGGTGTAGGAAGCATTAGCTTGGGTAGCGGTGTTGTGACTCTCACCGACATTAGTAGCAGGGACATACTTGCACAAGATTTCCAAATCCAAGAAATAATGCCATGTCAAgaaatccaaatccaagaagGGTTGAACCTGATGGATAAACAAGAGGGAACAGGCATTATTTCTAATAACAGCATTGAGGTTTCTCCAG ATATCCGTACAAGATTGGGAGCATATAAGCACTTTGTTGATCTGGATGATACACAAGTTGCTCTGCTGGAGGAGGCAGTAAAAAAATATCCTCATCTTTGGAATACTTGTGAGATGTGTAGTGAGCGCTTTCAAGCTTTGATGTTAAAATCTTTGGCAGAAATTTTGTTGTTCCTCCGGAATGAAACTGCAGTTAGTATTACTCCTCAGAGAAAAAATGAGTTCCATAGACTATGCAATGTAGCTGTTCAACTTGGATTTGAGAGGTCATGGGTTGATGAAATGCATCAACGTGTTGTAGCGAGGGATCCTGAGTTGGACAATGCACGAGCAGCAATCCGGAAGCTTCTTAAGAGGCGTGATCATTTAACTCAGGAACTACGCGACATACAGAATGAACTTAAGATTCTTGATGACTTTCTTGATGCCCAGACAAAATGTTTCGACTTTTGA
- the LOC100786033 gene encoding uncharacterized protein isoform X4, with product MECLYGFASSISRDLVCGAINQLRYPCYFNNLIEELEKEEGNLIVTRNDVQKFVAHANNQTRTTAEVVNHWLQDAENDIDNVNQLLKEARTKKSCCFGHSPNWIWRYCVGKKLANKTRDLEKRIQRGRPYIQIERNTTLPSSTLDILSEKCMNFDSRESSYEKLMEALKDNEVAMIGLYGMGGCGKTTLGMEVTKIAKAEDLFDKVLFVPVSSTVDVPRIQEKIASSMGYGFPENEKGERERAQRLCMRLTQENKLLVILDDVWEKLDFGAIGIPFFEHHKGCKVLITTRSEAVCTSMDCQRMIHLPILTSEEAWALFQEKALITEGTPDTVKHLARLISNECKGLPVAIAAVASTLKGKAEVEWRVALGRLKSSKPMNIEKGLQDPYKCLQLSYDNLDSEEAKSLFLLCSVFPEDYEIPTELLTRCAIGLGVVGEVRSYEEARSEVIAAKIKLMSSCLLLNAFHERVKMHDFHRNVAHLIAKNEDKVIKCELEKDATLEQISVRYLWCVKFPNDLDCSSLEFLCIKTKLEISDQIFRRMENLRVMYLDNGGWHKLPLSTMTFKTLKNLRCLILSNWVLSDISFISDMKKLECLALSDCYLPSFLELQNDGVVAQLTNLKSLMLYKCDMETNNFDVVRRIPRLEELCIINRQQEWDVYNENTIKFSNTFSVPQELQWYTIKLGSLRQDDEDDDANFISHKRTLLLSCFHISNKAIKDLAKKAKVLSIANTQGGAKNIIPDIFQLEKGDIHELNKLEICNSKEIECLVDTSNHLSEVGILFSELLKLKICKMDQLRVLWHGCIPPSGPFEKLEKLNLSNCAQLTSFFTHAIVQSHVQSTIFQNLQEVIISGCRELKYVFSANTVRGLPQLKVLKIKDCNQLDQIVEDIVPSTPDMNYPLAHQDQKQELDEIIQDEQHQQFLNPHFEPNQLEIFPESTAIPGSFTLSSLTTLELRSCPTLGSLFTASTAKTLTSLEELIIEDCDGLKHILTRERGHKNQKENLVEDDREFQSDISMFLGLKRLSIEGCDLQHILSVSFVGYQAKLEDIRNKETHNNFEHLQRKNIQIGQVRLKLKKLELYDLPQMTYIWVASKSSLFLQYLKTLDIEECAKLEVIFPSCVLRCLPKLKHLEIRECTELKQIIEEDVTDKKLSDHSTQPCFPKLVDLVVKECHKLKRFFSASSSSDLLNLEVLIIDGATELEEIIGFEQGFSRNSFAFRNLGTLNITRCAKLEVIFPLSVLRCLSELKRLEIRQCKELKQIIEEDKKMSNLVSLEPCFPKLEVVVVEQCHKLKRFFSAYASNDLPNLELLIIDGAAELEELIGFKRGKGGEIEKAKVELPKLKLFIFMQLPTLHQGTELLTVKHRIVHNCPKLSLTSTTTLRELCANIPYSDFENIGLSPLDFVYSICNMIESDEVSTSSGTNELPSSQINEKSENDFIGNIPGSEAQAAATSTNSEPNKRPTPSPLDNCQRETHSHELVDGQSTSQSYFTDQQRPLGKTESAIGIPQHEQNPAPENTSPFQMNLEDPSTSKSKPPSPQVNDNNQFVLGSITETVREHKQFESRVTVFETGECPELERENKRTSNLQKLEQKLSPISSPNMIENIEETGKESIQEGHPLEGATVKTLSTGVGSISLGSGVVTLTDISSRDILAQDFQIQEIMPCQEIQIQEGLNLMDKQEGTGIISNNSIEVSPDIRTRLGAYKHFVDLDDTQVALLEEAVKKYPHLWNTCEMCSERFQALMLKSLAEILLFLRNETAVSITPQRKNEFHRLCNVAVQLGFERSWVDEMHQRVVARDPELDNARAAIRKLLKRRDHLTQELRDIQNELKILDDFLDAQTKCFDF from the exons ATGGAATGCCTTTACGGTTTTGCATCTTCTATTTCAAGAGATTTAGTGTGCGGAGCAATAAATCAATTACGTTATCCTTGTTATTTTAACAATTTGATTGAAGAGCTTGAGAAAGAAGAGGGCAATTTGATTGTAACGAGAAATGATGTCCAAAAATTTGTTGCACATGCCAATAACCAAACGAGAACGACTGCTGAAGTTGTTAACCACTGGCTACAGGATGCTGAGAATGACATAGACAATGTGAATCAGTTGCTGAAAGAggcaagaacaaaaaaaagttgttgTTTTGGGCACTCTCCAAATTGGATTTGGCGATACTGTGTAGGAAAGAAGTTAGCAAATAAAACTAGGGACCTTGAAAAGCGCATTCAAAGAGGTAGACCATATATTCAAATTGAACGCAATACTACACTTCCTTCTAGCACACTTGATATTCTCTCGGAAAAATGTATGAATTTTGACAGTAGAGAATCTTCTTATGAGAAACTAATGGAAGCACTGAAAGATAATGAGGTTGCCATGATTGGTTTGTATGGGATGGGGGGTTGTGGTAAAACCACGTTAGGAATGGAAGTAACGAAGATAGCAAAAGCAGAGGATCTTTTTGACAAAGTGCTTTTTGTGCCTGTGTCTAGTACAGTAGATGTTCCAAGGATCCAAGAAAAAATTGCTAGTTCGATGGGGTATGGGTTTCCAGAAAATGAAAagggagaaagggagagagccCAGCGCTTATGCATGAGATTAACCCAAGAAAATAAGCTACTAGTGATTTTGGATGATGTGTGGGAGAAGCTTGATTTTGGTGCCATAGGGATTCCCTTCTTTGAACACCATAAAGGTTGCAAGGTTCTCATTACCACTAGATCAGAAGCAGTTTGTACTTCAATGGATTGCCAAAGAATGATTCACTTGCCAATCTTAACTAGTGAAGAAGCGTGGGCTCTTTTCCAAGAGAAAGCACTTATAACAGAAGGCACCCCTGATACCGTAAAACATTTggcaagattaatttcaaatgAATGTAAAGGACTGCCAGTTGCCATTGCAGCTGTTGCTAGCACTTTGAAAGGCAAGGCTGAAGTGGAATGGAGGGTTGCATTGGGTAGATTAAAAAGTTCTAAGCCGATGAATATTGAAAAAGGTTTGCAAGATCCCTACAAATGCTTGCAATTGAGCTACGATAATTTGGATAGTGAAGAAGCCAAATCACTTTTCTTGTTGTGTTCTGTATTCCCTGAAGATTATGAAATTCCAACTGAACTTTTAACAAGATGCGCAATAGGGTTAGGCGTAGTTGGAGAAGTTCGCTCATATGAAGAGGCAAGGAGTGAAGTGATTGCAGCCAAAATTAAGCTCATGAGTTCTTGTTTATTGTTGAATGCATTTCATGAACGTGTCAAAATGCACGATTTTCATCGCAATGTAGCCCACTTGATAGCAAAGAATGAGGATAAGGTCATTAAGTGCGAATTGGAGAAGGATGCGACTTTGGAGCAAATTTCAGTAAGATATCTATGGTGTGTGAAATTTCCAAATGATTTGGACTGTTCCAGTCTTGAGTTTCTTtgcataaaaacaaaattggaaATATCAGATCAAATTTTCAGAAGAATGGAAAATCTTAGAGTTATGTatcttgacaatggagggtggcACAAACTACCATTGTCAACAATGACatttaaaacattgaaaaatCTTCGTTGTCTAATCCTTAGCAATTGGGTATTAAGTGACATCTCATTTATAAGTGATATGAAGAAACTTGAGTGCCTTGCATTGTCTGATTGTTATTTGCCTTCATTCCTTGAATTACAAAATGATGGTGTAGTTGCACAACTAACCAACTTGAAATCGTTAATGTTATATAAATGTGACATGGAGACGAATAATTTTGATGTGGTCAGAAGAATCCCACGGCTAGAAGAATTGTGCATCATTAATAGACAGCAAGAATGGGATGTTTACAATGAAAACACCATTAAATTCTCTAACACGTTTAGTGTCCCCCAAGAACTGCAATGGTATACAATAAAATTAGGAAGCCTACGCcaagatgatgaagatgatgatgcaaATTTTATCTCCCATAAAAGAACTCTATTGCTTAGCTGTTTTCACATATCAAATAAGGCGATTAAGGATTTGGCAAAAAAAGCAAAGGTTCTATCCATAGCAAATACTCAGGGAGGTGCAAAAAATATAATCCCTGATATATTTCAATTGGAAAAAGGAGATATTCATGAGTTGAATAAGCTCGAGATATGTAATTCTAAGGAGATAGAGTGTTTGGTTGACACTAGCAATCATTTGAGTGAGGTGGGAATTCTCTTCTCCGAGTTGCTTAAGCTGAAAATATGCAAGATGGATCAATTAAGAGTTTTATGGCATGGTTGTATACCTCCTAGTGGCCCTTTTGAGAAATTAGAGAAGCTAAATTTAAGTAATTGTGCACAGTTGACATCTTTCTTCACGCATGCTATTGTCCAAAGTCATGTGCAATCCACAATCTTCCAAAATCTTCAAGAAGTGATTATAAGTGGATGTAGAGAATTAAAGTATGTCTTCTCAGCCAATACTGTTCGAGGCCTACCTCAACTGAAAGTGTTGAAGATAAAAGATTGCAATCAACTAGATCAAATAGTTGAGGATATTGTCCCATCAACACCTGATATGAATTATCCACTTGCACACCAGGATCAAAAACAAGAATTAGATGAAATCATTCAAGATGAGCAACATCAACAGTTTTTGAATCCTCATTTTGAACCTAATCAATTGGAAATTTTCCCAGAAAGTACTGCAATTCCAG GATCGTTTACTCTATCCAGCCTTACAACCCTTGAACTAAGATCATGTCCGACATTGGGCTCATTGTTTACGGCATCCACGGCTAAAACCTTGACTTCATTGGAAGAATTAATTATAGAAGATTGTGATGGTTTGAAGCATATCCTAACTCGTGAAAGAGGtcataaaaatcaaaaggaaaacCTCGTTGAGGATGATCGTGAATTTCAGAGTGATATTTCAATGTTCTTAGGTTTGAAACGGCTATCCATCGAAGGGTGTGATTTACAACATATATTATCTGTCTCTTTTGTTGGATACCAGGCGAAATTAGAAGATATAAGAAATAAAGAGACTCataataattttgaacatcTTCAGCGAAAAAACATTCAGATTGGACAAGTGCGTTTGAAGTTAAAAAAGTTGGAGTTGTACGACCTACCTCAAATGACTTATATTTGGGTGGCTTCCAAGAGTTCACTTTTCCTCCAATATCTTAAAACATTAGACATAGAGGAATGTGCAAAATTGGAAGTAATCTTTCCATCGTGTGTTTTACGATGCCTACCAAAATTGAAGCATCTAGAGATAAGAGAATGCACAGAATTAAAGCAGATCATCGAAGAGGACGTGACTGATAAAAAATTGTCAGATCATTCTACACAGCCATGCTTCCCAAAGCTAGTAGATTTGGTTGTCAAAGAATGCCACAAGTTGAAACGTTTCTTCTCTGCGTCTTCATCTAGTGATCTTCTCAACCTGGAGGTTCTTATCATAGATGGAGCCACTGAACTAGAAGAGATTATTGGATTTGAACAAGGATTTTCCAGGAATTCTTTTGCCTTCCGAAATCTTGGAACATTAAATATAACGAGATGTGCAAAATTGGAAGTAATATTTCCTCTGAGTGTTTTAAGATGCCTATCAGAGTTGAAGCGTCTAGAGATAAGACAATGCAAAGAATTAAAGCAGATCAtcgaagaagataaaaaaatgtcaaatcttGTTTCTCTAGAACCATGTTTCCCAAAACTAGAAGTGGTGGTTGTTGAACAATGCCACAAGTTGAAACGTTTCTTCTCTGCATATGCATCTAACGACCTTCCCAACCTAGAGCTTCTGATCATAGATGGAGCCGCTGAACTAGAAGAACTTATTGGATTTAAACGTGGAAAAGGTGGTGAGATAGAAAAGGCCAAAGTTGAACTTCCAAAACtgaaactttttatatttatgcaacTCCCAACCCTTCACCAAGGGACTGAATTGCTGACTGTAAAGCATCGCATTGTCCACAATTGTCCAAAACTCTCTTTGACTTCAACGACTACTCTTCGGGAGCTCTGTGCAAATATTCCTTATTCAG ATTTCGAAAACATTGGACTTTCGCCGTTGGACTTTGTCTACTCGATTTGTAATATGATTGAATCAGATGAAGTTTCTACAAGTAGCGGCACGAATGAGTTGCCTTCATCACAG ATTAATGAAAAATCAGAGAACGATTTTATTGGGAATATTCCTGGTTCAGAAGCACAGGCTGCTGCAACTTCAACAAATTCAGAGCCGAATAAAAGGCCAACCCCAAGTCCCTTGGATAATTGTCAACGTGAAACACATTCACAT GAGTTGGTGGATGGGCAATCAACGAGTCAATCATATTTTACAGACCAACAAAGGCCACTTGGAAAAACTGAAAGTGCCATTGGAATTCCTCAG cATGAGCAGAATCCCGCGCCAGAAAACACTTCTCCATTTCAAATGAACCTAGAAGATCCATCAACATCCAAAAGTAAACCACCTTCTCCACAAGTCAATGATAACAATCAATTTGTACTGGGAAGCATAACTGAAACAGTACGTGAACATAAGCAATTTGAAAGCAGAGTAACTGTGTTCGAAACAGGCGAGTGCCCTGAattagagagagaaaacaaaaggaCATCAAACTTACAAAAACTGGAGCAAAAATTGTCACCCATTTCTTCTCCAAACATGATAGAG AATATTGAGGAAACAGGAAAAGAAAGCATTCAAGAGGGGCATCCGTTAGAGGGAGCTACGGTAAAAACGTTGTCAACTGGTGTAGGAAGCATTAGCTTGGGTAGCGGTGTTGTGACTCTCACCGACATTAGTAGCAGGGACATACTTGCACAAGATTTCCAAATCCAAGAAATAATGCCATGTCAAgaaatccaaatccaagaagGGTTGAACCTGATGGATAAACAAGAGGGAACAGGCATTATTTCTAATAACAGCATTGAGGTTTCTCCAG ATATCCGTACAAGATTGGGAGCATATAAGCACTTTGTTGATCTGGATGATACACAAGTTGCTCTGCTGGAGGAGGCAGTAAAAAAATATCCTCATCTTTGGAATACTTGTGAGATGTGTAGTGAGCGCTTTCAAGCTTTGATGTTAAAATCTTTGGCAGAAATTTTGTTGTTCCTCCGGAATGAAACTGCAGTTAGTATTACTCCTCAGAGAAAAAATGAGTTCCATAGACTATGCAATGTAGCTGTTCAACTTGGATTTGAGAGGTCATGGGTTGATGAAATGCATCAACGTGTTGTAGCGAGGGATCCTGAGTTGGACAATGCACGAGCAGCAATCCGGAAGCTTCTTAAGAGGCGTGATCATTTAACTCAGGAACTACGCGACATACAGAATGAACTTAAGATTCTTGATGACTTTCTTGATGCCCAGACAAAATGTTTCGACTTTTGA